In one window of Bos mutus isolate GX-2022 chromosome 13, NWIPB_WYAK_1.1, whole genome shotgun sequence DNA:
- the ITGB1 gene encoding integrin beta-1 isoform X2 → MNLQLIFWIGLISSVCCVFGQADENRCLKANAKSCGECIQAGPNCGWCTNSTFLQEGMPTSARCDDLEALKKKGCHPNDIENPRGSKDIKKNKNVTNRSKGTAEKLQPEDITQIQPQQLVLQLRSGEPQTFTLKFKRAEDYPIDLYYLMDLSYSMKDDLENVKSLGTDLMNEMRRITSDFRIGFGSFVEKTVMPYISTTPAKLRNPCTNEQNCTSPFSYKNVLSLTDKGEVFNELVGKQRISGNLDSPEGGFDAIMQVAVCGSLIGWRNVTRLLVFSTDAGFHFAGDGKLGGIVLPNDGQCHLENDVYTMSHYYDYPSIAHLVQKLSENNIQTIFAVTEEFQPVYKELKNLIPKSAVGTLSANSSNVIQLIIDAYNSLSSEVILENSKLPEGVTINYKSYCKNGVNGTGENGRKCSNISIGDEVQFEISITANKCPNKNSETIKIKPLGFTEEVEIVLQFICECECQGEGIPGSPKCHDGNGTFECGACRCNEGRVGRHCECSTDEVNSEDMDAYCRKENSSEICSNNGECVCGQCVCRKRDNTNEIYSGKFCECDNFNCDRSNGLICGGNGVCKCRVCECNPNYTGSACDCSLDTTSCMAVNGQICNGRGVCECGACKCTDPKFQGPTCEMCQTCLGVCAEHKECVQCRAFNKGEKKDTCAQECSHFNITKVENRDKLPQPGQVDPLSHCKEKDVDDCWFYFTYSVNGNNEATVHVVETPECPTGPDIIPIVAGVVAGIVLIGLALLLIWKLLMIIHDRREFAKFEKEKMNAKWDTGENPIYKSAVTTVVNPKYEGK, encoded by the exons ATGAATTTACAACTGATTTTCTGGATCGGATTGATCAGTTCAGTTTGCTGTGTGTTTGGCCAAGCAG ATGAAAACAGATGTTTGAAAGCAAATGCCAAATCATGTGGGGAGTGTATACAAGCAGGGCCAAATTGTGGATGGTGCACAAATTCA ACATTTTTACAAGAAGGTATGCCTACATCTGCTCGATGTGATGATTTagaagccttaaaaaagaagggcTGTCATCCAAATGACATTGAAAATCCTAGAGGCtccaaagatataaagaaaaataaaaatgtaacgaATCGAAGCAAAGGAACAGCAGAGAAGCTGCAGCCAGAAGATATCACTCAAATCCAGCCACAGCAGTTGGTTCTGCAGTTACGATCAG GGGAGCCACAGACATTCACACTAAAATTCAAGCGGGCTGAAGACTATCCCATTGATCTCTACTACCTCATGGACCTCTCCTATTCCATGAAAGATGACTTGGAGAATGTGAAAAGTCTGGGAACAGATTTGATGAATGAAATGAGGAGGATCACTTCAGACTTCCGAATTG GGTTTGGTTCTTTCGTGGAGAAAACTGTGATGCCTTACATTAGCACAACACCAGCTAAACTCAGGAACCCTTGCACAAATGAACAGAACTGCACGAGCCCATTTAGCTACAAAAATGTGCTCAGCCTTACTGATAAAGGGGAAGTATTTAATGAACTTGTTGGTAAGCAGCGCATATCTGGAAATTTGGATTCACCAGAAGGTGGCTTTGATGCAATCATGCAAGTCGCAGTTTGTGGA TCCCTGATTGGTTGGAGGAATGTGACACGGCTGCTGGTGTTTTCCACGGATGCTGGGTTTCACTTCGCTGGAGATGGGAAACTTGGTGGCATTGTTTTACCGAATGATGGACAGTGTCACCTGGAAAATGATGTGTACACAATGAGCCATTATTAC GATTATCCTTCTATTGCTCACCTTGTCCAGAAACTAAGCGAAAATAACATTCAGACGATTTTTGCAGTTACTGAAGAATTTCAGCCTGTTTACAAG GAACTGAAAaatttgatccctaagtcagcgGTAGGAACATTATCTGCAAATTccagcaatgtgattcagttgaTCATCGATGCGTACAAT TCCCTTTCTTCAGaagtcattttggaaaacagcaaATTGCCGGAAGGAGTAACAATAAATTACAAGTCTTACTGCAAGAATGGGGTGAATGGAACAggggaaaatgggagaaaatgctCTAATATTTCCATTGGGGATGAG gTTCAGTTTGAAATTAGCATAACTGCAAATAAATGTCCAAATAAGAACTCTGAAACCATTAAAATTAAGCCTCTGGGCTTCACTGAGGAAGTGGAGATTGTCCTTCAGTTCATCTGCGAATGTGAGTGCCAGGGTGAAGGCATCCCAGGAAGCCCCAAGTGCCACGACGGCAACGGGACCTTCGAGTGTGGGGCCTGCAG GTGCAACGAGGGACGTGTCGGGAGACACTGTGAATGTAGCACAGATGAGGTGAACAGCGAAGACATGGACGCCTACTGCAGGAAAGAAAACAGTTCAGAAATCTGTAGCAACAATGGAGAGTGTGTCTGTGGACAGTGTGTGTGTAGGAAGAGGGACAATACAAATGAAATTTATTCTGGCAAATTCTGCGAGTGTGATAATTTCAACTGTGATAGATCCAATGGCTTAATATGTGGAG GAAATGGTGTTTGCAAGTGTCGAGTGTGTGAGTGCAACCCTAACTACACCGGCAGCGCCTGTGACTGTTCTCTGGATACCACTTCCTGCATGGCCGTGAATGGACAGATCTGCAATGGCCGCGGCGTCTGTGAGTGTGGTGCCTGTAAGTGTACAGACCCCAAGTTCCAAGGGCCAACCTGTGAGATGTGTCAGACCTGCCTTGGAGTTTGTGCTGAGCATAA aGAATGTGTTCAGTGCCGAGCCttcaataaaggagagaagaaagacacATGTGCTCAGGAATGTTCACATTTCAACATTACCAAGGTTGAAAATCGGGACAAATTGCCCCAGCCAGGCCAGGTGGATCCCTTGTCCCACTGTAAGGAGAAGGACGTTGACGACTGCTGGTTCTACTTCACATACTCCGTGAATGGGAACAATGAGGCCACTGTTCATGTTGTAGAGACTCCAG AGTGCCCCACTGGTCCAGACATTATTCCAATTGTAGCAGGTGTGGTTGCTGGAATTGTTCTTATTGGCCTTGCATTGCTGCTGATTTGGAAGCTTTTAATGATCATTCATGACAGAAGGGAATTTGCCaaatttgagaaggaaaaaatgaatgccAAATGGGACACG ggtGAAAATCCTATTTACAAGAGTGCTGTGACAACTGTTGTTAATCCGAAGTACGAGGGGAAATGA
- the ITGB1 gene encoding integrin beta-1 isoform X1 encodes MNLQLIFWIGLISSVCCVFGQADENRCLKANAKSCGECIQAGPNCGWCTNSTFLQEGMPTSARCDDLEALKKKGCHPNDIENPRGSKDIKKNKNVTNRSKGTAEKLQPEDITQIQPQQLVLQLRSGEPQTFTLKFKRAEDYPIDLYYLMDLSYSMKDDLENVKSLGTDLMNEMRRITSDFRIGFGSFVEKTVMPYISTTPAKLRNPCTNEQNCTSPFSYKNVLSLTDKGEVFNELVGKQRISGNLDSPEGGFDAIMQVAVCGSLIGWRNVTRLLVFSTDAGFHFAGDGKLGGIVLPNDGQCHLENDVYTMSHYYDYPSIAHLVQKLSENNIQTIFAVTEEFQPVYKELKNLIPKSAVGTLSANSSNVIQLIIDAYNSLSSEVILENSKLPEGVTINYKSYCKNGVNGTGENGRKCSNISIGDEVQFEISITANKCPNKNSETIKIKPLGFTEEVEIVLQFICECECQGEGIPGSPKCHDGNGTFECGACRCNEGRVGRHCECSTDEVNSEDMDAYCRKENSSEICSNNGECVCGQCVCRKRDNTNEIYSGKFCECDNFNCDRSNGLICGGNGVCKCRVCECNPNYTGSACDCSLDTTSCMAVNGQICNGRGVCECGACKCTDPKFQGPTCEMCQTCLGVCAEHKECVQCRAFNKGEKKDTCAQECSHFNITKVENRDKLPQPGQVDPLSHCKEKDVDDCWFYFTYSVNGNNEATVHVVETPECPTGPDIIPIVAGVVAGIVLIGLALLLIWKLLMIIHDRREFAKFEKEKMNAKWDTQENPIYKSPINNFKNPNYGRKAGL; translated from the exons ATGAATTTACAACTGATTTTCTGGATCGGATTGATCAGTTCAGTTTGCTGTGTGTTTGGCCAAGCAG ATGAAAACAGATGTTTGAAAGCAAATGCCAAATCATGTGGGGAGTGTATACAAGCAGGGCCAAATTGTGGATGGTGCACAAATTCA ACATTTTTACAAGAAGGTATGCCTACATCTGCTCGATGTGATGATTTagaagccttaaaaaagaagggcTGTCATCCAAATGACATTGAAAATCCTAGAGGCtccaaagatataaagaaaaataaaaatgtaacgaATCGAAGCAAAGGAACAGCAGAGAAGCTGCAGCCAGAAGATATCACTCAAATCCAGCCACAGCAGTTGGTTCTGCAGTTACGATCAG GGGAGCCACAGACATTCACACTAAAATTCAAGCGGGCTGAAGACTATCCCATTGATCTCTACTACCTCATGGACCTCTCCTATTCCATGAAAGATGACTTGGAGAATGTGAAAAGTCTGGGAACAGATTTGATGAATGAAATGAGGAGGATCACTTCAGACTTCCGAATTG GGTTTGGTTCTTTCGTGGAGAAAACTGTGATGCCTTACATTAGCACAACACCAGCTAAACTCAGGAACCCTTGCACAAATGAACAGAACTGCACGAGCCCATTTAGCTACAAAAATGTGCTCAGCCTTACTGATAAAGGGGAAGTATTTAATGAACTTGTTGGTAAGCAGCGCATATCTGGAAATTTGGATTCACCAGAAGGTGGCTTTGATGCAATCATGCAAGTCGCAGTTTGTGGA TCCCTGATTGGTTGGAGGAATGTGACACGGCTGCTGGTGTTTTCCACGGATGCTGGGTTTCACTTCGCTGGAGATGGGAAACTTGGTGGCATTGTTTTACCGAATGATGGACAGTGTCACCTGGAAAATGATGTGTACACAATGAGCCATTATTAC GATTATCCTTCTATTGCTCACCTTGTCCAGAAACTAAGCGAAAATAACATTCAGACGATTTTTGCAGTTACTGAAGAATTTCAGCCTGTTTACAAG GAACTGAAAaatttgatccctaagtcagcgGTAGGAACATTATCTGCAAATTccagcaatgtgattcagttgaTCATCGATGCGTACAAT TCCCTTTCTTCAGaagtcattttggaaaacagcaaATTGCCGGAAGGAGTAACAATAAATTACAAGTCTTACTGCAAGAATGGGGTGAATGGAACAggggaaaatgggagaaaatgctCTAATATTTCCATTGGGGATGAG gTTCAGTTTGAAATTAGCATAACTGCAAATAAATGTCCAAATAAGAACTCTGAAACCATTAAAATTAAGCCTCTGGGCTTCACTGAGGAAGTGGAGATTGTCCTTCAGTTCATCTGCGAATGTGAGTGCCAGGGTGAAGGCATCCCAGGAAGCCCCAAGTGCCACGACGGCAACGGGACCTTCGAGTGTGGGGCCTGCAG GTGCAACGAGGGACGTGTCGGGAGACACTGTGAATGTAGCACAGATGAGGTGAACAGCGAAGACATGGACGCCTACTGCAGGAAAGAAAACAGTTCAGAAATCTGTAGCAACAATGGAGAGTGTGTCTGTGGACAGTGTGTGTGTAGGAAGAGGGACAATACAAATGAAATTTATTCTGGCAAATTCTGCGAGTGTGATAATTTCAACTGTGATAGATCCAATGGCTTAATATGTGGAG GAAATGGTGTTTGCAAGTGTCGAGTGTGTGAGTGCAACCCTAACTACACCGGCAGCGCCTGTGACTGTTCTCTGGATACCACTTCCTGCATGGCCGTGAATGGACAGATCTGCAATGGCCGCGGCGTCTGTGAGTGTGGTGCCTGTAAGTGTACAGACCCCAAGTTCCAAGGGCCAACCTGTGAGATGTGTCAGACCTGCCTTGGAGTTTGTGCTGAGCATAA aGAATGTGTTCAGTGCCGAGCCttcaataaaggagagaagaaagacacATGTGCTCAGGAATGTTCACATTTCAACATTACCAAGGTTGAAAATCGGGACAAATTGCCCCAGCCAGGCCAGGTGGATCCCTTGTCCCACTGTAAGGAGAAGGACGTTGACGACTGCTGGTTCTACTTCACATACTCCGTGAATGGGAACAATGAGGCCACTGTTCATGTTGTAGAGACTCCAG AGTGCCCCACTGGTCCAGACATTATTCCAATTGTAGCAGGTGTGGTTGCTGGAATTGTTCTTATTGGCCTTGCATTGCTGCTGATTTGGAAGCTTTTAATGATCATTCATGACAGAAGGGAATTTGCCaaatttgagaaggaaaaaatgaatgccAAATGGGACACG caAGAAAATCCGATTTACAAGAGTCCTATTAATAATTTCAAGAACCCAAACTATGGACGTAAAGCTGGTCTCTAA